Genomic DNA from Oscillatoria salina IIICB1:
CTTGCGGTTCGGTAATGACAGCAATTGAACGTATTGAAGGACGTTTGGACGATCTTTTTTATTTACCTAGTAAGAGTGAAGCTAAACTGGTTCCGATTTTTCCTGATTTTATTCGGAGGAAGATTATAATTGCTGCTGATGAGATTGCAGAATATTTGGTGGTGCAAAAGAGTCCCAAGTTAATCGAAATTTGTTTAAAAGTACCAAACGAGTTACGGGCTGATATTGAGTCAAGAGTAAGTGATTTTTTGCAAGATTTATGGGTGAGGTTTGATTGTGAAGTACCGGAAGTAAGTTATCTCGAATATCCAAGTCGAATTTCACCTCAAGTTAAACTAAGAAGGATTCAACGAAGGTTTGATTTGTAGGGATAAATTAGAGGTTTCTCTTGTGCTGTGATTTTTTTCGTGCTAAGATGAAATCGATAAGGAAGAACTATCTGCAAAAATCTCCCCGACCTTTACTCAGTTAGAGAATTTTAACCTGCTTTTCTCTTTCCTCTCCTGAGTTAGATGATTATGGCTACAAGCTAAGTTGAGTAAGTCACATTGATCTCTAAGTTTTCTCCTCATTCATCCTTATTAGGTTTCTCGAACGTTAGGCAAAAAAAAAGTTAATTTCTCTTGTGCTGTGATTTTTTTCGTGCTAAGATGAAATCGATAAGGAAGAACTATCTGCAAATTTTCCATTCCCCTCTTCCATGAGATGATTATGGCTACAAGCTAAGTTGAGTAAGTCACATTGATCTCTAAGTTTTCTCCTCATTCATCCTCATTAGGTTTCTCGAACGTTAGGCAAAAAAAAGTTAATTTCTCTTGTGCTGTGATTTTTTTCGTGCTAAGATGAAATCGATAAGGAAGAACTATCTGCGAAAATCCCCCTTTCCTTAAATCACGGAAATTAAACATCGCTGCAAAACGATTACCGAAAATAGATAGAAAGATAGTAGTTTTTTGTCAACACGAACTAAAGAATTATTAAGTGTGCCGCAAAAAGTTGCCTATTTGCTTGCATGAATTAAATAATCGTGATATAGTAAAATCGATAAGGAAGAACTATCTAAAAAAAATAAGGAAACCATAGTAGTAGAAAAGAGACACAAAAAGAAATAATTGCCTCCAGTATCCTAAACTGATAGCAAAACAGCAAACTCGTCAAAGGATATGGGTAAAACAAGGGCGGTTATTTGCGGATACTATGGCAAAGGCAATGGCGGCGACGAAGCATTATTAGTGACATTATTGCAAATGTTGCCAGAATCAGTGCAACCATTGGTACTATCAGGGAATCCCCAAGAGACAAAAAAACGTTACCAAGTAGAAAGTTGCGATCGCATTTCAGCCTTTACAGTAACCAGGGCAATGCGTGCCTCAGAATATTTTATTTGGGGTGGAGGAAGTTTAATGCAAGACATCACCAGTTGGGCAAGTCCCATCTATTATGGCGGCTTAATGGGATTAGCCCAACAAATGGGCTTAAAAACGATCGCCTGGGCGCAAGGAATCGGTCCGCTACAACATCAATTTACTCGCGCGATCGCCAAACGAGCCTTAGAAAATTGTACCGCCATCAGCGTCCGCGATCGCCTTTCCGCCCAAATACTTCATCAATGGCAAATTCCCTGTCTAATTGCCCCAGATCCAGTATGGGCATTACAAACCAAACCAGTCAAAGGATTATGGGACCTACCTGCCCCCAGAATCGCCGTCAACCTGCGCGAACATCCCAGCCTAACCCCCCACCGCCTCAACCATCTTACCCAAGCCTTAATCGAGCTACAAAGAGCGACTCAAGCCTGTATTTTACTCGTACCATTTCAAGCAACAAAAGACTTAAAAATAGCTGAGAAAATCGCCGCCCAACTACCAGGATCTCATCAAATCATCTCCCTAGAAGACCCCAGAGAATTAAAAGGACTATTTCGGGGAGTCGAAATGACAATTGGAATGCGCTACCACAGCTTAATCATGGCAGCCGCAGCCGAATGTCGCTGTTTCGCCTTAAGTTACGACCCGAAAGTAAGTCAACTGATGGCAGAAATAAGTATACCCGGATACGAATTAGAGCAATTACCAGACAACCCCAACGAAATTAGCAAAGCCTGGTTAGAAGAATACGTTAACGGAGAACCACTCAGCAGCGAGACAATTCAATCAATACGCGATCGCGCTGAAATCCATCGGGAAGTTTTAATTGAAGCTTTTCTTGGGGACTAGGGGTTGGTGATTGGGGATTGGGTAAACTGATAACTATTTCATGCGACTACGTGCTCACTGTTCACTGTTAATAACGGTAGACTAAACTTGTTTGCATAAGATAGCAATTTATTAATGAAAGCCCTCCTCAGCGAGGGGCTGTCTCAACCTCTAGACGAGAAAAAAGCTATGACTGACACTGAAACCCGTAACGATCTACCCTTAGAGTTAGAAACAGATCGCCTACCAGAAAGCGATGACGCTGAGTCTCCAACTACTCAGACGATCCAAGTTGAAGACGAATCTTCATCAGAAATTGTCAAAGTAAGTGATCCTGAATCTACAACTGAGGAAGAAATAACTCTTGAAGAGAGTACCCCGCGATCGCCCTCGGACAAATTTCCTCTGAAAGTAGATAGTCTGATCGCCGAGTCTAGTAACAATAGAGATGC
This window encodes:
- the csaB gene encoding polysaccharide pyruvyl transferase CsaB, producing the protein MGKTRAVICGYYGKGNGGDEALLVTLLQMLPESVQPLVLSGNPQETKKRYQVESCDRISAFTVTRAMRASEYFIWGGGSLMQDITSWASPIYYGGLMGLAQQMGLKTIAWAQGIGPLQHQFTRAIAKRALENCTAISVRDRLSAQILHQWQIPCLIAPDPVWALQTKPVKGLWDLPAPRIAVNLREHPSLTPHRLNHLTQALIELQRATQACILLVPFQATKDLKIAEKIAAQLPGSHQIISLEDPRELKGLFRGVEMTIGMRYHSLIMAAAAECRCFALSYDPKVSQLMAEISIPGYELEQLPDNPNEISKAWLEEYVNGEPLSSETIQSIRDRAEIHREVLIEAFLGD